Proteins from one Naumovozyma castellii chromosome 3, complete genome genomic window:
- the NCAS0C05460 gene encoding uncharacterized protein, with protein MLFCQCTLYVVGALYSLTQVAYGIEITRNMTVNMSTIDTDVIVDTGFGVSFLSQGTVPISMDGDITNSGVFCLGLTNFGTISSDSITNNGQMFLQTEDIAGSKGFQATNLLNNGLLSFTPSSIGNISITGSFINKGVVYINNPGGPVALEGPTGGIVNDGVVKVYGGPVSEYISFSGIVGTGCIYFYYSYSPNIDLSKPFNQTIYAPINLWMSFTGPQLAESIPVVRLPPDTYAYLLVGPQIYQVPTYTYNNVTGMLHITVPTGSFIFDVGLNLNSSQFYAGTCKNIGVGTPCIKIQSNSNAEMPSNCQASIDVDKVTTNLCPVQKALPAPLTTKASYEGNTITKIVSYETTLDSDGLPNTLTTTEYFIPSFSLPSPYTTTVTNGLLTQTEVVSYFTTTGYLPNLPELTTLPYLGTTTSTISVPFSIPHPYTSTFTDLNMTVSEIISYYSTLSNGRPATGTTTKTLTATRYITTTTTDYPMGTTHISKDYTSEGTWSSSVTYSTAVETYIIKILSTGTGMETLSTIY; from the coding sequence atGTTATTTTGCCAATGCACACTCTATGTTGTGGGTGCGCTCTATTCGTTAACACAAGTTGCCTACGgtattgaaattacaagGAATATGACAGTTAATATGTCCACGATTGACACAGACGTAATAGTCGACACCGGGTTTGGTGTCTCGTTTCTAAGTCAAGGGACTgtaccaatttcaatggatgGTGATATAACTAACAGCGGTGTCTTTTGCCTTGGTTTAACCAATTTTGGTACCATTTCCTCTGATAGCATTACAAACAACGGTCAGATGTTTCTACAAACTGAGGATATTGCGGGCTCAAAAGGTTTCCAGGCCACAAACTTATTGAATAATGGGTTGCTATCTTTTACACCTAGTAGTATTGGTAATATCTCGATTACCGGAAGCTTTATCAACAAAGGTGTGGtttatattaataatcCTGGTGGACCTGTTGCGCTTGAAGGACCTACAGGTGGGATTGTTAATGATGGTGTCGTAAAAGTTTACGGTGGACCTGTGTCAGAGTACATATCGTTTTCGGGCATTGTTGGAACAGGTTGtatttatttctattaCAGCTACTCGCCGAATATCGATCTTTCTAAACCATTTAACCAAACAATATACGCACCAATAAATTTGTGGATGTCATTTACGGGACCGCAACTTGCAGAATCTATTCCGGTGGTGAGACTTCCCCCGGACACTTATGCATATCTACTAGTTGGTCCACAAATTTACCAGGTACCAACATATACTTATAATAATGTCACTGGTATGCTACATATAACTGTTCCAACAGGgtcttttatttttgatgTAGGTCtcaatttgaattcaaGCCAGTTTTATGCCGGTACATGCAAAAATATTGGAGTTGGAACGCCCTGTATAAAGATACAGTCTAATTCTAATGCAGAAATGCCATCCAATTGCCAAGCAAGTATTGACGTAGACAAGGTAACTACTAACCTTTGCCCTGTTCAAAAAGCTCTCCCTGCACCTTTAACCACCAAAGCTTCATATGAGGGCAATACTATAACCAAGATAGTGTCTTATGAGACAACCTTGGATTCTGATGGACTGCCAAATACTCTTACTACAACGGAATATTTTATCCCATCGTTTAGTCTACCATCTCCATACACTACTACTGTAACCAATGGCTTGCTGACACAAACAGAAGTAGTCAGCTATTTTACCACAACTGGGTATCTTCCAAACTTACCTGAATTGACAACCCTTCCATACCTAGGGACCACAACTTCGACAATCAGTGTTCCATTTTCGATACCACATCCGTATACTAGCACGTTTACTGATCTTAACATGACAGTGTCGGAAATTATTTCATATTATTCCACTCTGAGTAACGGCAGACCTGCCACAGGCACTACCACCAAGACTTTAACCGCAACACGCTATATaactacaacaacaacagattATCCAATGGGTACGACACATATTAGCAAGGATTACACATCAGAAGGTACGTGGTCCAGTTCAGTGACCTATTCTACTGCAGTGGAGACGTACATTATTAAAATCTTGTCCACGGGGACAGGAATGGAAACTCTATCTacaatttattaa
- the SGT1 gene encoding co-chaperone SGT1 (ancestral locus Anc_5.657) — translation MAIENDLKQAYKTLYDKKDPQTALTLYDKVLSQSSQNITALIYKAASLEKLYFGFADWHSDETLHNALDLLNKALNVAQERGDRSKIALVHFRIFIYFFNLKEFQRAKENLQLCKDLGYNDPTLPMWETKLETKLKKMAKKGTTTTTSNTTKIEPTKTTNIPSPKPADIPQPLAAETTQPKFRSDWYQSSNKVTLSLFIGNLPTTKSDINAKISAIDKRTLNVSYQIPNSHSEFQYEMKLSHQVDPENVTLHVFSKKLELTFTKLENLQWKTLEYKSDQMETTAKSFVKSTNNETSTDSTLNYPSSSKKQIDWSKLDVDEEEEDDDQKGSADEFFQKLYAGADPDTRRAMMKSFIESNGTTLNTNWEDVSKGKVEPAPPEGSELKHW, via the coding sequence ATGGCTATCGAAAACGATTTGAAGCAAGCATACAAGACATTATATGATAAGAAGGATCCACAAACGGCCTTAACTCTGTACGATAAAGTTCTATCGCAGTCATCGCAAAATATCACGGCTCTCATATACAAGGCTGCATCTTTAGAGAAGTTATATTTTGGTTTCGCTGATTGGCATAGCGATGAAACGTTGCATAATGCGCTAGATTTACTGAATAAGGCGTTGAATGTTGCACAAGAGAGAGGTGACCGATCAAAGATTGCATTAGTCCATTTCCgtatatttatttatttctttaatctGAAAGAGTTCCAGAGAGCTAAGGAGAATCTTCAACTTTGCAAGGATTTGGGATATAATGATCCTACTTTGCCCATGTGGGAGACAAAACTTGaaacaaaattgaaaaaaatggcTAAGAAGGGTACCACCACAACGACTTCGAACACAACTAAGATAGAACCaacaaaaacaacaaacatTCCTTCACCCAAACCTGCTGATATACCACAGCCATTAGCAGCGGAAACAACACAACCTAAGTTTAGAAGTGATTGGTATCAATCATCAAACAAAGTGACATTATCTCTCTTTATTGGTAACTTACCAACAACTAAAAGTGATATCAACGCTAAGATTTCTGCTATTGATAAAAGAACACTTAACGTATCGTACCAGATTCCAAATTCCCATTCTGAATTTCAATatgaaatgaaattatcACATCAAGTGGACCCTGAAAATGTAACTTTACATGTTTTCTCCAAGAAACTAGAATTGACATTCACCAAACTGgaaaatcttcaatggaagACGTTAGAATACAAATCAGATCAGATGGAAACAACTGCTAAGAGTTTCGTGAAATCgacaaataatgaaactaGCACTGATTCCACATTAAATTACCCGTCATCAtcaaaaaaacaaattgacTGGTCAAAActtgatgttgatgaagaagaagaagatgatgatcaGAAGGGTTCAGCGGACGAgttctttcaaaaactaTATGCTGGTGCGGATCCTGATACAAGACGTGCAATGATGAAGTCATTCATTGAAAGTAATGGAACTACATTAAATACTAATTGGGAAGATGTGTCAAAAGGTAAAGTGGAACCTGCTCCACCCGAAGGTTCTGAACTAAAGCATTGgtaa
- the NCAS0C05480 gene encoding uncharacterized protein (ancestral locus Anc_5.658) — translation MILQESLTDAEDNLEAVLKYVETQQRLVRGMLFSLGDPHGISSISDLFIRNSVLLNEWKNMSSSPRKSRTLLVQKDIFQRAANEVYSKYIPNLKRVLLQLIKLSTIIAKFPDTIQSLKNKEKNIISIIPETSLLIDMSNMLDLQKLNHEQFLFFIEKYESSLFGTSNQIFILTEPHFENVCHITRVCKKKAQYFSLKLKSITESTLALIGVLGETEIKPSDLNFLRTYHSFKVIDNSTLDKALEMFERIQNLYYHRCEQRGVLLKKCVALWNKLNTTEDHISNFLKTNSRLTSKDLDAISTEFQRLTQIDIKCTTILLREKMEEIQILWSRLDIKHSYRKQFLKSIENSKDVNSTLDLYNSELKALRRKITTFDPIMNCVKELQILNKEAVHVEESSKHSERLTSRNYYKILKKEENLRNKIKKRAPKIIRELGNNLRRTEINSGETVTFAGQRIMDIVHHLDLPFDENPNHSSKVLLHTPRRSTKCICNDTNNTVEVSQNSNSIIGRSLLKLMSPVNTALLSPFKINKFSLTSRNPKPFGEKSEGQQAFSLSSPIKQKPKIPTDIPKSFIKPLIIRPINSNIGDANTLISPRTPFKFNNEFNLHSPYREPENSKYFFTKSPEGKVKLEIFWEDLHDGNEDFCDSTDVSIVSETCVN, via the coding sequence ATTAGTACGTGGAATGTTATTTAGTTTAGGGGACCCTCATGGCATCTCTTCAATATCCGATTTATTTATCAGAAACTctgtattattaaatgaatggaAAAATATGTCAAGTTCTCCAAGGAAAAGTAGAACATTGCTGGTCCAAAAagacatttttcaaagggCCGCAAATGAGGTTTATAGTAAATACATTCCAAACTTGAAACGAGTATTGCTGCAACTAATAAAATTAAGCACGATAATAGCAAAGTTTCCCGATACCATCCAAagtttaaaaaataaagaaaaaaatatcatttcCATTATTCCTGAGACAAGTTTATTGATCGATATGTCAAACATGTTGGATTTACAAAAGCTGAACCATGAGcagtttttgttttttatAGAGAAGTATGAATCCTCCCTCTTTGGCACCTctaatcaaatatttattttaacTGAACCTCACTTCGAAAATGTCTGTCATATAACTAGAGTATGCAAAAAGAAAGCCCAGTATTTTTCCTTAAAACTTAAATCAATAACTGAGTCAACTTTAGCTCTTATAGGAGTGCTGGGAGAAACAGAAATTAAGCCTTCCGATCTCAATTTTCTTCGTACTTATCATTCTTTTAAAGTGATCGACAACTCCACTCTGGATAAAGCACTGGAAATGTTTGAACGAATCCAAAATTTGTATTACCATAGATGTGAACAAAGAGGtgttttattgaaaaaatgtGTTGCTCTTTGGAACAAACTTAATACCACAGAAGATCACATCTCGAATTTTTTAAAGACAAATTCTCGTCTCACATCTAAAGATTTGGACGCAATTTCCACtgaatttcaaagattgaCTCAAATTGATATTAAATGTACTACCATATTACTAAGggaaaaaatggaagaaattcaaatactGTGGTCACGATTAGATATCAAGCATAGTTATAGAAAGCAATTTTTAAAGTCCATTGAAAATAGCAAAGATGTTAACTCAACCTTGGATCTTTATAATTCTGAATTAAAAGCcttaagaagaaaaataacaaCCTTTGatccaataatgaattGCGTAAaagaattacaaatattaaataaggAAGCCGTCCACGTTGAAGAAAGTTCAAAGCATTCAGAAAGATTAACCTCGAGGAATTATTATAAGATCTTGAAGAAGGAGGAAAATCttagaaataaaattaagaaaagaGCACCAAAAATTATAAGGGAATTGGGAAATAACTTAAGAAGAACTGAAATAAATTCCGGAGAAACTGTCACCTTTGCTGGTCAAAGGATAATGGATATTGTACATCATTTAGACTTACCATTCGACGAGAATCCTAACCACTCCTCAAAAGTTTTATTGCATACCCCAAGACGATCAACAAAGTGTATTTGTAATGACACAAATAATACAGTTGAGGTATCTCAAAACAGTAACTCGATAATAGGACGAAGTTTATTGAAGTTGATGTCACCTGTAAATACAGCACTTTTATCTccattcaaaatcaataaattttcattaacatCTCGCAACCCAAAACCTTTTGGGGAGAAAAGTGAGGGCCAACAAGCCTTTTCCCTCAGCTCACCTATTAAGCAAAAGCCCAAGATACCAACAGATATCCCAAAATCGTTTATAAAGCCATTAATTATTCGTCCAATAAACTCAAATATTGGGGATGCAAACACCCTCATTAGCCCTAGGACTCCATTTAAGTTTaacaatgaatttaatttgCATAGTCCTTACAGGGAACCAGAAAATagtaaatatttctttactAAATCACCTGAAGGAAAGGTTAAGTTAGAGATCTTTTGGGAAGATCTCCATGATGGTAACGAAGATTTTTGTGACTCAACTGACGTCAGTATTGTCTCTGAAACTTGTgtaaattga